One Microcebus murinus isolate Inina chromosome 9, M.murinus_Inina_mat1.0, whole genome shotgun sequence DNA window includes the following coding sequences:
- the RNF133 gene encoding E3 ubiquitin-protein ligase RNF133, translated as MNLLKTDTWRNNTASSWLMKFSFLWLFSQNCCQASAVWTAYMNISFHVGNRMLSELGETGVFGRSSTLKRVTGVIVPPEGKTQNACNPNTSFSRAKNSETWLALIERGGCTFTQKIKVATEKGASGVIIYNFPGTGNQVFPMSHQAFEGIVVVMIGNLKGTEIFHLIEKGVHVTVVIEVGRKHIIWMNHYFVSFVIVTTATLAYFIFYQIRRLWVARIQTRRWQRLTADLKNAFGQLQVRVLKEGDEEINPNGDSCVVCFEPYKPNDTVRILTCKHFFHKNCIDPWILSHGTCPMCKCDILKALGIQVDVEDGTESLQVLMSNELPETQSPGEEETDNELPPARPSDKVIHVEEIPTSQNNDSRPGSAVEDVHPSP; from the coding sequence ATGAATCTACTCAAGACTGACACTTGGAGAAACAACACCGCATCTTCCTGGCTTATGAAATTcagttttctttggctttttagTCAGAACTGTTGCCAAGCAAGTGCCGTTTGGACTGCTTACATGAACATATCATTTCATGTTGGGAATCGCATGTTGTCAGAGTTAGGGGAGACCGGAGTATTTGGAAGAAGCTCCACTTTGAAGAGAGTGACAGGAGTAATAGTACCACCAGAGGGAAAAACCCAAAATGCATGTAATCCCAACACCAGTTTCAGCCGAGCAAAGAACTCAGAGACCTGGCTCGCACTTATTGAACGGGGAGGTTGTACTTTCACACAGAAAATTAAGGTGGCAACAGAGAAGGGAGCCAGTGGAGTGATCATCTATAACTTTCCAGGAACTGGCAATCAGGTGTTCCCCATGTCTCATCAGGCATTTGAAGGCATTGTCGTCGTTATGATTGGCAACTTAAAAGGCAcggaaatttttcatttaattgagaAGGGAGTTCATGTTACAGTCGTGATTGAGGTGGGGAGAAAACACATCATCTGGATGAATCactattttgtctcttttgtgATCGTCACAACCGCTACCTTAGCATATTTCATCTTTTATCAGATTCGAAGACTTTGGGTAGCAAGGATTCAGACCAGGAGATGGCAACGGTTAACAGCAGATCTCAAGAATGCATTTGGCCAGCTCCAAGTTCGGGTATTAAAAGAAGGAGATGAGGAAATAAATCCCAATGGAGATAGCTGTGTGGTTTGCTTTGAACCCTATAAGCCTAATGATACAGTTCGTATTCTGACTTGTAAACACTTTTTCCACAAGAATTGCATTGACCCCTGGATTTTATCCCATGGGACATGCCCCATGTGCAAATGTGACATTCTTAAAGCTTTAGGGATTCAAGTGGATGTAGAAGATGGAACAGAATCTTTGCAAGTTCTAATGTCCAATGAATTGCCTGAAACCCAGTCACCTGGTGAGGAGGAGACAGATAATGAACTTCCTCCTGCAAGACCATCAGATAAAGTAATTCACGTGGAGGAGATCCCTACTTCTCAGAACAATGACAGCCGCCCTGGTTCAGCAGTGGAAGATGTCCATCCTTCACCTTGA
- the RNF148 gene encoding RING finger protein 148: MNLLRITPSTHSSFSYQLLRLSIFLLLSLPDSKGKAIWTAHLNITFQVGNRIISELGESGVFGNHSPLERVSGAVVLPEGWNQNACNPLTNFSRPEQADSWLALIERGGCTFTHKINVAAEKGANGVIIYNYPGTGNKVFPMSHQGTENIVAVMIGNLKGMELLHLIKKGVYVTIIIEVGRMHMPWLSHYVMSLFTFLAATVAYLFLYCAWRPRVPNSSNRRRRQIKADVKKAIGQLQLRVLKEGDKELDPNEDNCVVCFDIYKPQDVVRILTCKHFFHKACIDPWLLAHRTCPMCKYDILNT, from the coding sequence ATGAACCTACTTAGAATTACTCCTTCAACTCATAGTTCTTTTTCATATCAACTATTAAGGCTTAGCATCTTTCTACTGCTTAGCCTTCCTGACTCAAAAGGAAAAGCCATTTGGACAGCTCACCTGAATATAACATTTCAGGTGGGAAATCGGATTATATCAGAATTAGGAGAGAGCGGAGTATTCGGGAATCATTCTCCTCTGGAAAGGGTATCTGGTGCGGTGGTACTTCCTGAAGGATGGAATCAGAACGCTTGTAATCCTTTGACCAATTTCAGCAGGCCTGAACAGGCAGACTCGTGGCTGGCCCTCATTGAACGGGGAGGCTGTACTTTTACACATAAGATCAACGTGGCAGCAGAGAAGGGAGCAAATGGGGTGATCATCTATAATTATCCAGGTACGGGCAACAAGGTCTTTCCCATGTCTCACCAGGGAACAGAAAATATAGTCGCTGTGATGATAGGCAACCTGAAAGGCATGGAACTTTTGCACTTGATTAAGAAAGGAGTCTATGTGACGATCATCATTGAAGTGGGAAGAATGCACATGCCGTGGCTGAGCCATTATGTCATGTCTCTGTTTACCTTCCTGGCTGCCACTGTTGCTTACCTTTTCCTGTACTGTGCCTGGAGACCTAGAGTGCCCAATTCTTCCAACAGGAGGCGAAGACAGATAAAGGCGGATGTGAAGAAAGCTATTGGTCAGCTTCAACTGAGAGTGCTCAAAGAAGGGGATAAGGAACTAGATCCAAATGAAGATAATTGTGTTGTTTGCTTTGACATATACAAGCCTCAAGATGTAGTACGTATTTTAacttgcaaacattttttccatAAGGCATGCATTGACCCCTGGCTTTTAGCCCATAGGACATGCCCCATGTGCAAGTATGACATTCTGAACACTTAA